From Virgibacillus ihumii, the proteins below share one genomic window:
- a CDS encoding LysM peptidoglycan-binding domain-containing protein translates to MFIYTVNSGNSLYSISQKYNISVDIIRFVNGLITPQIVPGQALLIDKMT, encoded by the coding sequence TTGTTTATTTATACGGTCAATTCCGGTAATTCGCTGTATTCGATTAGTCAAAAATATAATATTTCAGTTGATATTATTCGGTTTGTCAATGGGTTGATCACACCACAGATTGTTCCCGGTCAGGCTTTATTGATCGATAAAATGACATAA
- the liaF gene encoding cell wall-active antibiotics response protein LiaF gives MFQRLSTDTLNWILIIGVILFVIEIAFFHGGMIVSALFSGFFIYIGWKNFTKLWGKIFFWLGLISLVFSILNMLAVRFLIIAAIVLFLVNYSKSKQEAEKINPELPGAEEADEQPIVQQKPLFDHKIFGDQHTTETAYQWRDVNIHGAFGDRVIDLSNTVLPNDTAVISIRHLVGNITIYVPYEVEVSVHHSSVFGRVHILGNHHWKLMNQSLFYRTERYDTAASRVKIVTSQLSGDIEVKRI, from the coding sequence ATGTTTCAACGTTTGTCGACAGATACATTAAACTGGATACTGATTATTGGAGTGATCCTCTTTGTCATAGAAATCGCTTTTTTTCACGGCGGGATGATCGTATCGGCACTGTTCTCCGGGTTTTTCATCTATATTGGCTGGAAAAACTTTACTAAACTATGGGGGAAAATCTTTTTCTGGCTTGGTTTAATCAGCCTTGTTTTTTCTATTCTGAATATGCTTGCCGTACGCTTCTTGATCATCGCAGCGATTGTTCTGTTTTTGGTGAATTATTCCAAGTCAAAACAGGAAGCTGAAAAAATCAATCCTGAACTGCCGGGAGCTGAAGAAGCAGATGAGCAGCCAATCGTACAGCAAAAACCGTTATTTGATCATAAAATTTTTGGCGATCAGCATACAACGGAAACCGCATATCAGTGGCGTGATGTTAATATTCACGGTGCATTCGGTGATAGAGTAATCGATTTGAGCAATACTGTTCTCCCGAATGATACAGCGGTAATATCAATCCGTCACCTTGTCGGGAATATAACGATATATGTACCATACGAAGTGGAAGTAAGCGTGCATCACAGTTCAGTTTTCGGCAGAGTGCATATTTTGGGAAACCATCATTGGAAATTAATGAATCAATCACTTTTTTACCGGACAGAACGATATGATACTGCAGCTTCCAGAGTAAAGATTGTTACATCACAGCTTTCCGGCGATATCGAGGTGAAGCGTATATGA
- the trhA gene encoding PAQR family membrane homeostasis protein TrhA, giving the protein MGVYIREPVNGLTHLFGAILSVAGLLALILKAAETSDSVLAVISVAIFGISMILLYSASATYHMVIAKDRVIAFLRRIDHSMIFVLIAGTYTPLCLISLQGTTGWILFGVITAIAIAGVTFKLIWFHAPRLLSTALYVAMGWIAIFYSSHLLPIIGGEGMFMLILGGMFYTVGALIYWKKPKYLSFKHFGFHEIFHLFILAGSLFHFICIYGYVL; this is encoded by the coding sequence TTGGGTGTTTATATTCGTGAACCAGTCAATGGACTGACACATTTATTCGGGGCAATTCTTTCGGTAGCGGGGTTACTCGCTCTGATTCTTAAAGCCGCAGAAACTTCGGACTCAGTACTTGCCGTGATTTCAGTAGCCATTTTCGGAATCAGCATGATCCTCTTGTACAGTGCATCAGCGACATATCACATGGTCATCGCAAAAGACCGGGTAATCGCGTTTCTCAGGCGTATTGACCACTCCATGATTTTCGTGCTGATTGCCGGGACATACACCCCGCTTTGTCTGATTAGTCTGCAGGGAACCACCGGCTGGATACTGTTCGGAGTCATTACGGCCATCGCCATCGCGGGAGTAACGTTTAAATTAATCTGGTTCCATGCACCAAGACTGTTATCAACCGCTCTATATGTTGCAATGGGCTGGATTGCGATTTTTTACAGTTCACATCTGCTGCCAATAATCGGCGGGGAAGGAATGTTCATGCTCATTCTTGGCGGAATGTTTTACACTGTTGGCGCTCTTATTTACTGGAAAAAACCAAAATACCTTTCATTTAAACATTTTGGCTTTCATGAAATTTTTCATCTGTTTATATTAGCCGGAAGCCTGTTTCACTTTATTTGTATATATGGATATGTCTTATAA
- the zupT gene encoding zinc transporter ZupT, whose product MSHDVMLAFLFTLVAGLATGIGSLLAFFAKTTNTKFLSFALGFSAGVMIYVSFIDIFTKAQESLVGKLGETGGTWLTVGSFFGGIVLIALIDRFIPKNSNPHELKKIEDMGKNGSKVKDPDLLKMGVFTALAIGIHNFPEGIATFMSTLQDPALGLAIAIAVAIHNIPEGIAVSVPIYYATGDKRKAFRLSFLSGIAEPVGAIVGFLILMPFLSDITFGVIFAAVAGIMVFISLDELLPAAKKYDEAHVSIYGLISGMAVMALSLLLII is encoded by the coding sequence ATGTCACATGATGTTATGTTAGCTTTCCTGTTCACGCTGGTTGCCGGGTTGGCAACAGGGATAGGAAGTTTACTGGCATTCTTTGCAAAAACAACCAATACGAAATTTTTATCATTTGCGCTGGGGTTTTCAGCGGGTGTGATGATTTATGTATCGTTTATTGATATTTTTACAAAAGCGCAGGAATCGCTTGTAGGAAAACTTGGCGAGACGGGTGGAACATGGCTTACGGTTGGATCCTTTTTTGGCGGAATAGTATTAATAGCCTTGATAGACCGTTTCATACCAAAGAATTCCAACCCGCATGAGTTAAAGAAAATAGAAGATATGGGAAAAAACGGGAGTAAAGTAAAAGACCCGGATTTACTGAAGATGGGGGTGTTTACTGCACTGGCCATCGGAATTCATAACTTTCCGGAAGGTATTGCCACGTTTATGTCCACATTGCAGGATCCGGCACTTGGTTTGGCAATTGCGATAGCAGTGGCAATCCATAACATCCCTGAAGGAATTGCAGTGTCTGTACCGATATACTATGCTACAGGTGATAAGCGCAAAGCATTTCGGCTTTCGTTTTTATCAGGGATTGCTGAGCCAGTTGGAGCAATTGTCGGCTTTTTGATTCTTATGCCATTTTTGAGTGATATCACATTTGGTGTTATTTTTGCTGCAGTTGCCGGAATTATGGTGTTTATTTCACTTGACGAACTGCTTCCCGCTGCCAAAAAATATGATGAAGCACATGTTTCGATTTATGGTTTAATCAGCGGTATGGCTGTTATGGCACTGAGTTTGCTGTTGATTATTTAA
- a CDS encoding M42 family metallopeptidase — MTTYPNIDETKELLQQLVSIPSPSGNTGKVISFVEDFLKDLQVETKRNRKGGLIATLPGKKTDEHRMLTAHVDTLGAMVKEVKDNGRLRIDLIGGFHFNAVEGEYCEIQTSDGNVFTGTILMHQTSVHVYKDAGKAERNQENMEVRIDAEVESADDIRALGIEVGDFVAFDPRVQLTDTGFIKSRHLDDKASVAVLLQLIKRLKEENVTLPYTTHFLISNNEEIGYGGNSNITPETVEYMAVDMGAMGDGQSTDEYTVSICVKDASGPYHYGLRKHLVNLSETNDIKYKLDIYPYYGSDASAAMGAGHDIIHGLIGPGIDSSHAYERTHEKSLHHTEELLYHYIQSDLVEY; from the coding sequence ATGACAACATATCCAAATATTGATGAAACAAAGGAATTGCTGCAACAGCTTGTTTCCATCCCAAGTCCATCCGGCAATACCGGTAAAGTTATCAGCTTCGTGGAAGACTTCTTAAAGGATTTGCAAGTGGAAACAAAACGCAATCGGAAAGGCGGTCTGATTGCAACACTGCCCGGCAAAAAAACGGATGAACACCGTATGCTGACAGCGCATGTTGATACATTGGGAGCAATGGTTAAAGAAGTGAAAGATAACGGGCGGCTTCGCATTGATTTGATTGGCGGCTTCCATTTTAATGCTGTTGAAGGGGAGTATTGTGAAATACAAACCTCGGACGGTAACGTTTTCACAGGGACGATTCTGATGCATCAGACTTCCGTTCATGTGTATAAAGATGCCGGTAAAGCTGAACGTAATCAGGAAAATATGGAAGTGCGGATTGATGCGGAGGTGGAAAGTGCTGACGACATACGTGCACTCGGAATTGAAGTTGGCGATTTTGTAGCATTTGACCCGCGGGTACAGCTCACAGATACCGGCTTCATTAAATCGCGCCATCTCGATGACAAAGCAAGTGTTGCAGTTCTCTTACAGCTGATTAAGCGGCTGAAAGAGGAGAACGTGACGCTGCCATACACCACGCATTTTTTGATTTCTAACAATGAAGAAATTGGCTATGGCGGTAATTCGAATATTACCCCGGAAACAGTGGAATATATGGCAGTGGATATGGGTGCCATGGGTGATGGGCAGTCAACGGACGAGTATACCGTTTCCATTTGTGTAAAAGACGCAAGCGGTCCGTACCATTATGGATTGCGAAAGCATCTTGTAAATCTATCAGAAACCAACGATATCAAGTACAAGCTGGATATTTATCCATATTACGGTTCTGATGCATCTGCAGCAATGGGGGCCGGTCACGATATCATTCACGGATTGATTGGTCCGGGAATTGATTCTTCACACGCCTATGAACGAACCCATGAAAAGTCGCTGCATCATACGGAAGAACTTCTTTATCACTACATTCAATCCGATTTGGTGGAATACTAG
- a CDS encoding sensor histidine kinase, with translation MSTMLRHVFTAIFFSVFITLVVAGLTFAAFPPEKWSDIMQRTLYDIPYFLYVIGTSITAGAVIGIMTGWYWRQRVQRVEKHLDEVVKGQKLSEDEEPYKELEKIQYHVGQIQEKIRLQTEHAQRLVSERAQEREKSLQEIVVQERNRLARELHDSVSQQLFAASMMVSAINETNPPDDTSIRKQLKMVEKMIHQSQLEMRALLLHLRPVPLKGKSLQEGVEELLVELTQKVPMTIEWKAEDFTIEKGVEDQLFRILQESVSNTLRHAKASSLNVMLIERDDMIIMRVVDDGMGFDLEKVKTSSYGLENMRERAYQIGGTFKVVSLPDEGTRLEVKVPSYKKEGEQLD, from the coding sequence ATGAGCACGATGTTACGGCACGTCTTTACCGCGATATTTTTCAGTGTGTTCATTACATTGGTTGTTGCTGGGTTGACGTTCGCAGCGTTTCCACCCGAAAAGTGGTCCGATATTATGCAACGAACACTCTATGATATACCATACTTTTTATACGTAATCGGGACTTCTATTACAGCTGGTGCTGTTATCGGAATTATGACCGGCTGGTATTGGCGGCAAAGGGTCCAGCGGGTTGAAAAACATCTCGATGAAGTAGTTAAAGGACAAAAGCTCTCTGAGGATGAGGAACCTTATAAGGAGCTGGAAAAAATTCAGTATCACGTTGGACAGATTCAGGAAAAAATCCGACTGCAGACAGAGCATGCACAACGATTAGTCTCTGAACGCGCACAGGAACGGGAAAAGAGTTTGCAGGAAATAGTGGTTCAGGAACGTAACCGCCTGGCAAGAGAACTGCATGATTCTGTCAGTCAGCAGTTGTTTGCTGCTTCCATGATGGTATCGGCAATTAATGAAACAAATCCTCCAGATGATACATCAATCCGCAAGCAGCTAAAAATGGTCGAAAAAATGATACATCAGTCACAACTGGAAATGCGGGCATTATTGCTGCACCTCCGTCCGGTACCTTTGAAAGGAAAGTCACTGCAAGAAGGTGTCGAAGAACTGCTTGTTGAACTGACCCAAAAAGTACCGATGACCATTGAATGGAAGGCGGAAGATTTTACAATCGAAAAAGGCGTGGAAGACCAGCTGTTTCGTATTTTACAGGAATCAGTTTCGAATACATTGCGGCACGCTAAAGCTTCTTCCCTAAATGTAATGCTGATTGAACGGGATGACATGATCATTATGCGTGTTGTTGACGATGGAATGGGGTTTGATCTGGAGAAGGTGAAAACAAGCTCATACGGATTGGAAAACATGCGGGAACGGGCTTATCAAATCGGAGGTACCTTTAAGGTGGTTAGTCTGCCCGATGAGGGAACACGTTTGGAGGTTAAAGTACCAAGCTACAAAAAAGAGGGTGAGCAGCTTGATTAA
- a CDS encoding PspA/IM30 family protein, with the protein MTNIFTRIKDSVSADLHNMMDQKEQKNPIAALNQYLRQSELEKEKVRKLVDRQHKLKDEFTREYHKAQDMADKRQRQAGIAEKAGEDQMHEFAVREYEEYQARADRMKASREEAVQQLEELEQKYEDMKHKLKDMHLRRMELMGRENIARANHQINLVVDDSTEKPFHRFAEMEKYIEGLEYKVNSSYYRSTFDSKIAKLEKEMQEEAN; encoded by the coding sequence ATGACGAACATTTTTACACGGATTAAGGATTCGGTTTCGGCAGATCTCCATAATATGATGGATCAAAAGGAGCAAAAGAATCCAATTGCAGCGTTAAACCAGTATTTGCGGCAAAGTGAATTGGAAAAAGAAAAGGTGCGGAAGCTGGTTGACCGTCAGCACAAACTGAAAGACGAATTTACCAGGGAGTATCATAAAGCACAGGACATGGCTGATAAGCGGCAGCGTCAGGCTGGTATTGCCGAAAAAGCCGGGGAAGACCAGATGCACGAGTTCGCAGTAAGGGAGTATGAAGAATATCAGGCACGTGCCGATCGCATGAAGGCTTCCCGTGAAGAAGCAGTCCAACAGTTGGAAGAGCTGGAACAGAAATACGAAGATATGAAGCATAAATTGAAAGACATGCATTTGCGCCGGATGGAACTGATGGGCAGGGAGAATATCGCCCGCGCCAATCATCAGATCAATCTGGTAGTGGATGATTCCACCGAAAAACCGTTCCACCGCTTTGCTGAAATGGAAAAGTATATTGAAGGATTGGAATACAAAGTGAACAGTTCTTACTACCGAAGCACATTTGACAGCAAAATTGCCAAGCTGGAAAAAGAGATGCAGGAAGAGGCAAACTAG
- a CDS encoding secondary thiamine-phosphate synthase enzyme YjbQ — protein MENVFYLSTNKHSDMIDITSSIEQWIRNNNVKDGIAVVSSLHTTAGITVNENADPDVKTDMLMRLDEAYPWEHPSDRHGEGNTAAHLKTSTVGHEQTLIISGGELVLGTWQGVYFCEFDGPRGSRKYMVKVIEG, from the coding sequence ATGGAAAATGTATTTTACTTAAGTACGAATAAACATTCTGACATGATCGATATTACTTCCTCTATTGAACAATGGATTCGAAACAATAATGTGAAAGACGGTATTGCAGTTGTATCATCTCTGCACACTACTGCAGGGATTACTGTGAATGAAAATGCAGATCCGGATGTAAAAACGGACATGCTGATGCGGCTTGATGAGGCCTACCCGTGGGAGCATCCGTCGGACAGGCATGGAGAAGGAAATACAGCTGCTCATTTGAAAACAAGTACCGTCGGACATGAACAGACTTTGATTATTTCCGGTGGCGAACTGGTACTTGGAACGTGGCAAGGTGTTTACTTCTGTGAATTTGATGGGCCGAGAGGCAGCAGAAAATATATGGTAAAGGTGATTGAAGGGTAA
- a CDS encoding DUF1836 domain-containing protein, whose protein sequence is MNKVDQFIKNMHLDWQLSLEDIPELNLYMDQVIQLFENKFADTKRNENEKVLTKTMINNYAKGKLFFPVKNKKYSSDHLMLISMIYQMKGSLSINDVKQTLQKLNQKLTEEDFNLQDFYQSYLKLDEDNVDLFKKNVHDHLDAVHQEVQRVDDNDQDYVEQLLMIAVMTNMSNYYRRAAEKMVDAIGNETNDQKGQQK, encoded by the coding sequence ATGAATAAGGTTGATCAATTCATTAAAAATATGCACCTGGATTGGCAATTATCGTTGGAGGATATTCCGGAATTGAATTTGTACATGGACCAGGTCATCCAACTTTTTGAAAATAAATTTGCAGATACCAAGCGGAATGAAAATGAAAAAGTGCTGACAAAGACGATGATTAATAATTATGCAAAGGGTAAGTTATTTTTCCCGGTCAAAAATAAAAAGTATTCCAGTGACCATTTGATGCTGATTAGTATGATTTATCAGATGAAAGGTTCACTATCCATCAATGATGTGAAGCAGACACTGCAAAAATTAAATCAAAAACTGACAGAGGAAGACTTTAATCTGCAGGACTTTTATCAAAGTTATCTGAAATTGGATGAGGATAATGTTGATCTGTTTAAAAAAAATGTTCATGACCATTTGGATGCTGTCCATCAGGAAGTGCAGCGGGTGGACGATAACGATCAGGACTATGTTGAGCAGTTATTGATGATTGCGGTTATGACAAATATGAGTAATTATTACCGGCGGGCTGCCGAGAAAATGGTGGATGCCATCGGTAATGAAACCAATGATCAAAAGGGGCAACAGAAATGA
- a CDS encoding MFS transporter: MRNAPKLWTLQFLAIIVMAFLFFLCLQLLTAGFPAYITSIKNNPAQAGLMTTVFMAAAILTRPLIGYVMQKINMKLISTAALLFIILSISLSYGQDSVSLLLCLRVLHGIGFGIVSTIFATMATTIIPVKRLGEGIGYYGMATSIGTSVAPMFALAILQFFSYNAMIILSVLLTVIALILCFLVKTPEIPAAESGSSKNITLKEYVFDKKALLPCILTVFFTITLGGVISFLSGLGNEAGLKSVSLFFLLMTIMMTIIRPFSGKWYDKYGHKVVIYPAAISGMIGLFLLSVTHHTVTLLAAGVFYGISYGIVTPTFQAIAVGLVAREKQGTANAMFFSAMDLGMAIGSTGLGMLAAATNYHFIYGFSILSIVILLALYSLFFTKEEKKAFDAVESQ, encoded by the coding sequence ATGAGAAATGCACCTAAGTTATGGACGTTACAGTTTTTGGCCATTATTGTAATGGCTTTTTTATTTTTTCTTTGTTTACAGTTGTTGACTGCCGGATTTCCGGCATACATTACATCAATTAAAAATAACCCTGCCCAGGCTGGTTTAATGACCACTGTATTTATGGCTGCAGCGATTTTAACACGGCCGCTGATTGGCTATGTGATGCAAAAGATTAATATGAAATTGATCAGTACTGCTGCGCTATTATTTATTATCTTGTCAATTTCACTGAGTTATGGACAGGATTCAGTTTCCTTATTGCTTTGTTTGCGGGTGCTGCATGGGATTGGTTTTGGTATTGTGTCAACTATTTTTGCAACGATGGCTACAACCATTATTCCTGTGAAGCGGCTGGGCGAAGGAATTGGTTATTACGGCATGGCTACAAGCATTGGAACAAGTGTGGCACCAATGTTTGCCCTGGCAATTTTGCAGTTTTTTTCCTATAATGCAATGATTATCTTATCGGTGTTGCTGACAGTAATTGCACTGATTCTCTGTTTTTTGGTAAAAACACCTGAAATTCCTGCTGCAGAAAGTGGCAGTTCAAAAAATATCACATTAAAAGAATATGTTTTTGACAAAAAAGCATTACTTCCGTGTATTTTGACCGTATTCTTCACGATTACATTAGGCGGAGTTATCAGCTTCCTGAGCGGATTGGGTAATGAAGCAGGTCTCAAATCTGTTTCATTGTTCTTTCTCCTGATGACAATCATGATGACCATAATCCGGCCTTTCTCCGGAAAATGGTATGATAAGTACGGACATAAAGTTGTTATATATCCTGCAGCAATTTCGGGTATGATCGGATTATTTCTGTTATCGGTAACCCATCATACGGTAACGCTTCTTGCTGCCGGAGTGTTTTATGGTATTTCCTATGGAATTGTGACACCAACCTTTCAGGCAATCGCAGTGGGTCTGGTGGCAAGGGAAAAACAAGGCACAGCAAATGCGATGTTTTTCTCTGCAATGGATTTAGGAATGGCGATTGGATCAACCGGATTGGGAATGCTTGCTGCGGCTACAAATTATCATTTCATCTATGGTTTTTCGATATTAAGTATTGTTATTTTGCTTGCTTTATATAGTTTGTTTTTTACAAAAGAAGAAAAGAAGGCATTCGACGCGGTTGAAAGTCAATAA
- a CDS encoding MarR family winged helix-turn-helix transcriptional regulator, with product MSMSMDKAIGSASVRLSKKISRIVNHHLKEFNITTEQWAVLRTLHEYGLITQKTLSDRADKDKATLTKILDLLEKHHYTERVRNPEDRRSFFIQITEKGSSLVEEVGPYLDTVYSEIIEGIDRDKLSLYQEVLNSLEKNIDTLLMYEPNRKKE from the coding sequence ATGTCCATGAGTATGGATAAAGCCATAGGTTCTGCCTCAGTCCGGCTCAGCAAAAAAATATCGAGGATTGTGAATCATCACTTGAAGGAGTTTAACATTACGACTGAACAGTGGGCAGTGCTTCGAACATTACATGAGTATGGTCTGATTACGCAAAAAACATTATCCGACCGTGCGGATAAAGATAAGGCTACCTTAACGAAAATCCTTGATCTGCTCGAAAAACATCACTATACCGAGAGGGTACGGAATCCGGAAGACCGCCGTTCATTTTTTATTCAGATTACGGAAAAAGGATCAAGTCTGGTAGAAGAGGTTGGGCCTTATTTGGATACGGTATATAGTGAAATTATTGAAGGAATTGACAGGGATAAGCTTTCACTTTACCAGGAAGTGTTAAATTCACTGGAAAAGAACATTGACACATTATTAATGTACGAACCGAATAGAAAGAAGGAATAG
- the smpB gene encoding SsrA-binding protein SmpB gives MPKGNGKAIAQNKKARHDYFIEDTYEAGIVLQGTEIKSIRAGRINLKDSHARINKGEVHLINMHIATYEQGNRFNHDPTRTRKLLLHRKEIDKLVGLTQQQGYALVPLKVYIKNGVAKVLIGLGKGKKKYDKREDLKRKQMKRDVDRAIKENMR, from the coding sequence ATGCCAAAGGGAAACGGAAAAGCAATCGCACAAAACAAAAAAGCCCGGCACGATTATTTTATTGAGGATACGTATGAAGCAGGAATTGTTTTGCAGGGAACTGAAATCAAATCGATTCGAGCCGGACGGATAAATTTGAAGGACTCGCACGCAAGGATTAACAAAGGTGAGGTCCATCTGATCAATATGCATATCGCAACATATGAGCAGGGAAACAGGTTTAACCATGATCCAACTCGTACACGTAAACTGCTGCTTCACCGCAAAGAAATTGATAAACTGGTTGGGCTGACACAACAGCAAGGGTATGCATTGGTACCGCTAAAAGTCTATATTAAAAATGGTGTTGCTAAAGTGCTGATTGGACTTGGAAAAGGGAAAAAGAAATATGATAAACGTGAAGACTTGAAACGTAAACAGATGAAACGTGATGTTGATCGTGCTATCAAGGAAAATATGCGGTAA
- a CDS encoding flagellar basal body rod protein, translating into MKKFMLFVGGLVAFFILLANLGPMILLGVSVWLLYVIFKKFVKSDSTAAKIGWVIAGLIVLSIGLSNIYAVIGVAAAYVLYLIYKNWKEDDVEPAGQFVESDDPFQNFERQWAEINR; encoded by the coding sequence ATGAAGAAATTTATGTTGTTTGTCGGAGGGCTGGTTGCCTTTTTCATCCTGTTGGCAAATCTCGGTCCGATGATTTTACTGGGTGTCAGTGTTTGGCTGCTGTATGTGATTTTCAAAAAGTTTGTTAAAAGTGATTCAACGGCAGCTAAAATCGGCTGGGTCATTGCCGGGCTGATCGTACTTAGTATCGGCCTTTCCAACATATATGCAGTTATTGGAGTTGCGGCAGCGTATGTGCTGTATCTGATTTATAAGAATTGGAAAGAAGATGATGTTGAACCTGCAGGACAATTTGTGGAAAGTGATGATCCATTTCAGAACTTTGAACGCCAATGGGCGGAAATAAATCGATAA
- a CDS encoding LAGLIDADG family homing endonuclease — MKDWEASYIAGIIDGEGSITLTKMHVREHRRPCISISSNDKELLLYIQNLAGGSIYNKKNYNPAKHQNSYTLYIKTKKEVFNILRVIQPFLRIEQKRKRAKWILDEYDLVTVRNGKYNEELLNQKITFENNFLIFR; from the coding sequence ATGAAAGATTGGGAGGCTTCTTACATAGCTGGGATTATTGATGGTGAAGGAAGTATTACGCTAACAAAAATGCATGTCAGAGAACACAGACGACCATGCATCTCGATTTCTTCAAATGACAAGGAATTACTATTATATATCCAGAACTTAGCTGGTGGTAGTATTTATAATAAAAAAAATTATAATCCAGCGAAGCATCAAAACTCATATACACTATACATTAAAACGAAAAAAGAAGTTTTTAATATCCTAAGAGTAATTCAACCGTTTTTAAGAATTGAACAAAAACGAAAACGTGCAAAATGGATTCTTGATGAATATGATTTAGTAACTGTAAGAAATGGAAAGTATAATGAGGAATTATTGAACCAAAAAATTACTTTTGAAAATAATTTTTTAATCTTTAGATAA
- a CDS encoding LLM class flavin-dependent oxidoreductase yields the protein MKLSILDQSPISSGKTAKDALNASVELAVQADALGFTRYWIAEHHDMTGLACSNPDVMLGIIGSRTKRIRIGAGAVLLPHYKPFRVAETYNLLATLFPDRLDLGIGRAPGGSAEASIALSGDFLQNVRRMPYSLDDLLHFLHNDFPKERMYSKIKPSPVPDTSPVVWLLGTSEKSAALAAEKGLPYVFGHFMSDTDGPAVVKKYKGQGSRTIVTVSVICAETTTEAEQLALSSMLWSIQKTKDEGDGKVPSIDATQIYNFSGEEQETIRNMRRKMIVGNPQEVRKQLEDLQESYHVDEWMIVTITHSYKARLKSYRLLAEELQLSQ from the coding sequence ATGAAACTCAGTATTTTGGATCAGTCACCCATTTCATCCGGAAAAACAGCTAAAGATGCGCTGAATGCGTCGGTTGAACTGGCTGTTCAAGCAGATGCGCTCGGATTTACGAGGTATTGGATTGCTGAACACCATGATATGACCGGGCTTGCCTGTTCCAACCCTGATGTCATGCTTGGCATCATCGGGTCGCGGACGAAACGGATTCGAATTGGCGCAGGTGCTGTGCTTTTGCCGCATTATAAACCATTTCGTGTTGCGGAGACATATAATTTGCTGGCGACGTTATTTCCGGACCGCCTCGACTTGGGAATCGGCCGTGCCCCTGGTGGATCGGCTGAAGCATCCATTGCACTTTCCGGTGATTTTTTGCAAAATGTACGCCGGATGCCTTACTCATTGGATGACTTGTTGCATTTTTTACATAACGATTTTCCAAAAGAACGGATGTATTCCAAAATTAAGCCATCTCCTGTTCCTGATACATCGCCGGTAGTATGGCTGCTTGGAACGAGTGAAAAAAGTGCCGCATTGGCTGCCGAAAAAGGTTTGCCGTATGTATTCGGGCACTTTATGAGCGATACAGACGGACCGGCGGTTGTAAAAAAATACAAGGGACAGGGATCGCGGACAATTGTGACTGTTTCAGTTATTTGTGCCGAAACAACGACGGAAGCGGAACAATTGGCATTAAGCAGCATGTTATGGAGTATTCAGAAGACTAAAGATGAAGGCGATGGGAAGGTGCCGTCGATTGATGCCACGCAAATCTATAATTTTTCAGGTGAGGAGCAGGAGACAATCCGGAACATGCGCCGGAAAATGATTGTTGGAAATCCGCAAGAAGTGAGAAAGCAGTTGGAGGACTTGCAGGAATCCTACCATGTTGATGAATGGATGATAGTGACGATTACCCACAGTTATAAAGCAAGGCTGAAATCGTACCGGCTGCTGGCAGAGGAATTGCAGCTAAGTCAATAG